CAATCGAGCGTTGACTCGACGTCCAGCGAGATCTTTCCCGGGCGGTCGAGGGGACGGTACCACCCCAGAACCTCCAGGAAACGGCCGTCGCGGGGCATGCGAGAATCGGTCGCCACCACGCGGTAGATTGGTTTGTTACGCCGCCCGCCGCGGCGCAAGCGAATCGTCACCGACAATGAATACCTCCTGCGATAATGTGACGCACTCCATTGAGTTTCATGGATAGATGACTCCGGTCACTCATCATGGCCTCTCCCTCCGGCAGTCTCCCGAACTGCACAGTCTCACACGGGGAACGGTATCCCCCCACGGCCGCGACGACCCGGCTTGTTCAATGTCTTCATCATCTTCTGCATCATGCCGAACTGCTTGATGAGGCGGTTGACCTCCTGAATTGAGGTTCCCGAGCCATGGGCGATCCGCTGCCGCCGTGAACCGTTCAGGATCTCCGGCTGCCGCCTTTCTTGGGGCGTCATCGAGAGGATGATCGCCTCGGTTCGCTTTTGTGCCTGCGGATCAACCGCCAGTCCCTTCAGTTTCCCCCCCACGCCGGGGATCATCCCCAGCACCGACTCCAACGGTCCCATCTTCTCTAACTGCTTAAGTTGCTCAAGAACGTCCTCAAAGTCAAACTGCGCCTTGCGGAGTTTCTCCTCCCATTTCTGCGCCAGTTTGGCATCGACCGCCTCTTGCGCCTTCTCAACCAGGGTCACGACATCACCCATGCCGAGAATCCGGGCAGCCATGCGGTCGGGATGGAAGGGCTCGAGGTCCTCGATCTTCTCACCCACTCCGGCGAAGAGAATCGGGGCACCGGCCACCTTGACGACCGACAGCGCCGCCCCGCCACGGGCATCGCCATCGAGCTTGGTGAAGATGACGCCGTCGACGCCCACGCGCTCCGTGAACGCCTTGGCCGAGGTCACCGCATCCTGCCCGGTCATCGCATCGGCCACGAAGAATGTCTCGGTGGGGTGGACCCGCCCTTTGAGCGCCGCCACCTCCTGCATCAATTCATCGTTGACGTGCAGCCGCCCGGCGGTGTCCAGAATTACCAAATCGCTGTGGGCCGCAGTGGCTGCCGCCAGACCCGCCACCGCGACATTGATCGGCTTGGCCCCGGCCGCGCCGGTGTGGACGGGGACATTGATCTGCTTGCCCAGACGGACGAGTTGCTCCACTGCCGCCGGACGCGCCAAGTCGCAAGCCACCATCAAGGGCTTGCGCCCGGCTTTGGCGAATCGCGCCGCCAACTTGCCGCAAGTGGTCGTCTTACCCGACCCCTGCAGCCCCACAAGCATCCAAACCGTCGGGGCCGGGTGCTTGGCGAAACGTACCGGCCGATGCTGCCCGCCCAGCAGGTGCACCATCCGGTCATGAATGATCTTGATGATCTGCTGCCCCGGAGTCACCGATTGCAGGACCTTCTCCCCAACGCTCTCGGCCTGGACCTCGTCCAGGAACTCCTTGACCACCTTGTAGTTGACATCCGCTTCCAGAAGCGCCCGCCGCACTTCCTTGAGGGCGTCCTGAATGTTCTTCTCCGACACCTTGCCATGCCCCCGCAAGGTCTTCAGGATCCCCTCGAAGCGTTCGGTCAGTTGGGTGAACATGGTTCAACGCAACGGATAACTACCTCAGCCACCGACCTCGCTGCCAGCGGTCGGCAGCCGGACTCTTGTCTGCGCCGGACGGCACCGTTCGGCGCAAACAGCGAGTATACCAACTCCGGCGTCGGTTTTCAACCTGCGCGAGGAGTCGGAAGTGGGTCAGGTGGAAGAGGGAGG
This genomic window from Candidatus Zixiibacteriota bacterium contains:
- the ffh gene encoding signal recognition particle protein; amino-acid sequence: MFTQLTERFEGILKTLRGHGKVSEKNIQDALKEVRRALLEADVNYKVVKEFLDEVQAESVGEKVLQSVTPGQQIIKIIHDRMVHLLGGQHRPVRFAKHPAPTVWMLVGLQGSGKTTTCGKLAARFAKAGRKPLMVACDLARPAAVEQLVRLGKQINVPVHTGAAGAKPINVAVAGLAAATAAHSDLVILDTAGRLHVNDELMQEVAALKGRVHPTETFFVADAMTGQDAVTSAKAFTERVGVDGVIFTKLDGDARGGAALSVVKVAGAPILFAGVGEKIEDLEPFHPDRMAARILGMGDVVTLVEKAQEAVDAKLAQKWEEKLRKAQFDFEDVLEQLKQLEKMGPLESVLGMIPGVGGKLKGLAVDPQAQKRTEAIILSMTPQERRQPEILNGSRRQRIAHGSGTSIQEVNRLIKQFGMMQKMMKTLNKPGRRGRGGIPFPV